The following coding sequences lie in one Stenotrophomonas rhizophila genomic window:
- a CDS encoding LysM peptidoglycan-binding domain-containing protein, giving the protein MFERTRTVVAVAMLTVATYATAVEVNGGHPDTYVVRKGDTLWDISARFLKKPWLWPEIWQANPQVKNPHLIYPGDVLSLAYLDRVVAQPGPRQEAPVTGIPLDQVEPFLKQLSVVDEVKSLPFVVGLEDNRLRATSGQTAYVRGLEGAEVGQRWAVVRPTVRYALPKPTEDLTASGDVTPGSGNLWKNFFVPSKRNQTLGYELAQINVGTVTKVAAGNVDVTTIALQTGVGGVEVRNGDRLVPVQANPYDLQFFPHVPAAQTEGLDIRVLAVTDMFLSGGPRDVIAISAGSTDGIDNGTVVSLWRQGRHVANKMKYPGSSRMDDSLTDGAGRFSLPDEYAAHAMVFRTYDKVSYALVMQGVKPVLVGYAAKHPDAQ; this is encoded by the coding sequence ATGTTTGAACGTACTCGTACGGTCGTCGCCGTGGCGATGTTGACCGTTGCCACCTATGCTACCGCCGTTGAAGTGAATGGCGGGCACCCGGATACCTACGTCGTCCGCAAGGGCGATACTTTGTGGGACATTTCCGCGCGCTTCCTCAAGAAGCCGTGGCTGTGGCCGGAAATCTGGCAGGCCAATCCGCAGGTCAAGAACCCGCACCTGATCTACCCGGGTGACGTGCTGAGCCTGGCCTACCTGGATCGCGTCGTGGCCCAGCCCGGCCCGCGCCAGGAAGCGCCGGTCACCGGCATTCCACTGGACCAGGTCGAACCCTTCCTGAAGCAGCTGAGCGTGGTCGACGAGGTCAAGTCGCTGCCGTTCGTGGTGGGCCTGGAAGACAACCGCCTGCGTGCCACCAGTGGCCAGACCGCCTATGTGCGCGGGCTTGAGGGCGCCGAAGTGGGCCAGCGCTGGGCCGTGGTCCGCCCGACCGTGCGCTACGCCCTGCCCAAGCCGACCGAGGACCTCACCGCCAGCGGGGATGTGACCCCGGGCAGCGGCAACCTCTGGAAGAACTTCTTCGTTCCCAGCAAGCGCAACCAGACGCTGGGCTACGAGTTGGCGCAGATCAACGTCGGCACGGTCACCAAGGTGGCCGCCGGCAACGTGGATGTGACCACCATTGCCCTGCAGACCGGGGTGGGCGGCGTGGAAGTGCGCAACGGCGACCGCCTGGTGCCGGTGCAGGCCAACCCGTACGACCTGCAGTTCTTCCCGCACGTTCCGGCTGCCCAGACCGAAGGCCTGGATATCCGCGTGCTGGCCGTGACCGACATGTTCCTGTCCGGTGGCCCGCGCGATGTGATCGCCATTTCCGCCGGCAGCACCGACGGCATCGACAACGGCACCGTGGTGTCGCTGTGGCGCCAGGGCCGGCACGTGGCCAACAAGATGAAGTACCCCGGTTCGTCGCGGATGGACGACTCGCTCACCGACGGCGCCGGGCGCTTCTCCCTGCCCGACGAGTACGCTGCCCATGCGATGGTGTTCCGCACCTACGACAAGGTCAGCTATGCGCTGGTGATGCAGGGGGTCAAGCCGGTGCTGGTGGGGTACGCGGCAAAGCACCCTGACGCTCAGTAA
- the def gene encoding peptide deformylase: MAILPILEFPDPRLRTKAALIDAAEVTTPAFQQLLDDMFHTMYDAPGIGLAASQVDVHKRFMVIDVSEEKDTPRVFINPEIVANEGGQVYQEGCLSVPGIFADVTRANQITVRFLDRQGQPQELTTDGVLAVCIQHEMDHLDGKLFIDYLSPLKREMVRKKLAKARKHVA, encoded by the coding sequence ATGGCTATCCTGCCCATTCTTGAGTTTCCCGATCCGCGCCTGCGCACCAAGGCCGCGTTGATCGACGCCGCCGAAGTGACCACGCCGGCGTTCCAGCAACTGCTCGACGACATGTTCCACACCATGTACGACGCCCCGGGCATCGGCCTGGCCGCCAGCCAGGTGGACGTGCACAAGCGCTTCATGGTCATCGACGTCAGTGAAGAGAAGGACACCCCGCGGGTGTTCATCAACCCGGAGATCGTCGCCAACGAGGGCGGCCAGGTCTACCAGGAAGGCTGCCTGTCGGTACCGGGCATCTTTGCCGACGTCACCCGTGCCAACCAGATCACCGTGCGCTTCCTGGATCGCCAGGGCCAGCCGCAGGAACTGACCACCGACGGCGTGCTGGCGGTGTGCATCCAGCATGAGATGGACCACCTGGACGGCAAGCTGTTCATCGATTACCTGTCCCCGCTGAAGCGCGAGATGGTGCGCAAGAAGCTGGCCAAGGCGCGCAAGCACGTTGCCTGA
- the fmt gene encoding methionyl-tRNA formyltransferase: MKIVFAGTPEFAVSSLRVAARHHEVVAVYTQPDRPAGRGRGLMPSPVKLEAIARGIPVFQPEHLKTPEAQQQLRDLQPDLMVVVAYGLILPKAVLSIPTHGCWNVHASLLPRWRGAAPIQRAIQAGDSESGVCLMQMEAGLDTGPVLLKQHLAIGANDTGGQLHDRLAELGAQVLSDGLGLLRAGIKPIAQPQPEAGVTYAHKLDKAEARLDWAQDAQALERTVRAFNPWPIAEALLAGERVRIHGAVALPDNQGKAPGTLLAAAREGIDIACGQGALRLRVLQREGGKAITAADYLNARRDLSVGA, translated from the coding sequence ATGAAGATTGTCTTTGCCGGTACGCCGGAGTTCGCCGTGTCCTCGCTGCGCGTCGCCGCGCGCCACCATGAAGTGGTGGCCGTGTACACCCAGCCGGACCGCCCGGCCGGGCGTGGGCGCGGGCTGATGCCGTCGCCGGTGAAGCTGGAGGCGATCGCGCGTGGCATCCCGGTGTTCCAGCCCGAACACCTGAAAACCCCCGAAGCCCAGCAGCAGCTGCGCGACCTGCAGCCGGACCTGATGGTGGTGGTGGCCTACGGGCTGATCCTGCCCAAGGCCGTGCTGTCCATCCCCACCCACGGCTGCTGGAACGTGCATGCCTCGCTGCTGCCGCGCTGGCGCGGCGCCGCGCCGATCCAGCGTGCGATCCAGGCCGGCGACAGCGAAAGCGGCGTGTGCCTGATGCAGATGGAAGCGGGCCTGGACACCGGTCCGGTACTGCTCAAGCAGCACCTGGCCATCGGTGCCAACGACACCGGCGGCCAGCTGCATGACCGCCTGGCCGAGCTGGGCGCGCAGGTGCTGTCGGACGGGCTGGGCCTGTTGCGCGCCGGGATCAAGCCGATTGCCCAGCCGCAGCCGGAGGCGGGGGTGACCTACGCACACAAGCTGGACAAGGCCGAAGCCCGGCTGGACTGGGCGCAGGACGCGCAGGCACTGGAGCGCACCGTGCGCGCCTTCAACCCGTGGCCGATCGCCGAGGCCCTGCTGGCCGGCGAGCGCGTGCGCATCCACGGCGCGGTGGCGCTGCCGGACAACCAGGGCAAGGCCCCGGGCACCCTGCTGGCGGCCGCCCGCGAAGGCATCGACATCGCCTGCGGGCAGGGCGCACTGCGCCTGCGGGTACTGCAGCGCGAAGGCGGCAAGGCGATCACGGCCGCCGACTACCTCAACGCGCGCCGCGACCTGAGCGTGGGTGCCTGA
- the rsmB gene encoding 16S rRNA (cytosine(967)-C(5))-methyltransferase RsmB: MTQLQQDKQAPQRAASAPGVPTRVLAAKVLAQVIGRGRSLKAELAKALPTLDDSRDRALLEALCFAVLRRRGAYDAALAQWMQRPLGVREDELRALLLVGFAQLDALELPAHAALSATVDAARAMGRDRQAGMVNALLRRAQRDGIPAQPARAAFPDWLAGMIEQDWPEQAEDVFAASLQPAPLWLRVNRQHGSREAVLEQLAAAAIEAEASPLCSDAIRLPVPVPVAALPGFAAGALSVQDLSAQQVADALAPRPGARVLDACAAPGGKAAHLLERDPSLQLLALDIDPRRLKRISETFARTGVGAQARVLAADAAAPDSWWDGQPFDCILLDAPCSATGIIRRQPDVLVHRRPADIEALVALQARLLDACFRMLAPGGTLLYATCSILREENQFQIESFLQRTPRAGFLPLGEAFGHDSWAGRQRLPGEEGADGFFYARLLKKG, translated from the coding sequence ATGACCCAGCTCCAGCAGGACAAGCAGGCCCCGCAGCGTGCCGCCAGCGCCCCCGGCGTGCCCACCCGTGTACTGGCGGCCAAGGTGCTGGCCCAGGTAATCGGCCGCGGGCGCTCGCTCAAGGCCGAACTGGCCAAGGCACTGCCCACCCTGGACGACAGCCGCGACCGCGCCCTGCTGGAGGCGCTGTGCTTTGCGGTGCTGCGCCGCCGCGGTGCCTACGACGCTGCGTTGGCGCAGTGGATGCAACGCCCGCTCGGCGTGCGCGAAGACGAGCTGCGCGCGCTGTTGCTGGTGGGCTTTGCCCAGCTGGACGCGCTTGAGCTGCCCGCCCATGCGGCGCTGTCGGCCACCGTGGACGCCGCCCGCGCCATGGGCCGCGACCGCCAGGCCGGCATGGTCAACGCGCTGCTGCGCCGTGCCCAGCGCGACGGCATTCCGGCCCAGCCGGCGCGCGCTGCGTTCCCGGACTGGCTGGCCGGCATGATCGAGCAGGACTGGCCGGAGCAGGCCGAGGACGTGTTCGCCGCCAGCCTGCAGCCCGCGCCGCTGTGGCTGCGGGTGAACCGTCAGCACGGCAGCCGCGAGGCGGTGCTGGAACAGCTGGCTGCGGCCGCCATCGAGGCCGAGGCGTCGCCGCTGTGCAGCGATGCGATCCGCCTGCCGGTGCCCGTGCCGGTGGCCGCGCTGCCGGGGTTCGCCGCCGGCGCGTTGTCGGTGCAGGACCTGTCGGCGCAGCAGGTGGCCGATGCCCTGGCCCCGCGCCCCGGTGCACGCGTGCTGGACGCCTGCGCCGCACCGGGCGGCAAGGCCGCGCACCTGCTGGAACGTGATCCCAGCCTGCAGCTGCTGGCACTGGACATCGACCCGCGGCGGCTCAAGCGCATCAGCGAGACCTTTGCCCGTACTGGCGTGGGCGCGCAGGCGCGGGTGCTGGCGGCCGACGCCGCCGCGCCGGACAGCTGGTGGGACGGGCAGCCGTTCGACTGCATCCTGCTGGATGCGCCGTGCTCGGCCACCGGCATCATCCGCCGCCAGCCGGACGTGCTGGTGCACCGCCGCCCGGCCGATATCGAGGCCCTGGTGGCGCTGCAGGCCCGCCTGCTGGATGCGTGCTTCCGCATGCTGGCCCCGGGCGGGACCCTGCTGTATGCGACATGCTCGATCCTGCGGGAAGAGAACCAGTTCCAGATCGAGTCCTTCCTGCAGCGCACCCCCCGCGCAGGCTTCCTGCCGTTGGGTGAGGCCTTCGGCCACGACTCCTGGGCCGGCCGCCAGCGCCTGCCCGGTGAAGAGGGTGCAGACGGATTCTTCTATGCGCGTCTGCTAAAAAAGGGCTGA
- a CDS encoding ArnT family glycosyltransferase produces MLKNPARREFWLLATMALLVLGAGLGLRDPWPSDEPRFALVAKQMVLSGDWLFPHRGTELYSDKPPMLMWAQAALYSVFGNWRVAFLLPSLLAALGTLACVYDLGRRLWTRRVGLYAAWALLFAVHFTFQAKKAQIDPLVVFFITLANYGLLRHLLCGQAWRWWWLGWFAAGLGVITKGVGVLALLMVLPAAVASLLGWPRVRLHVRDWRFWLAPLAFVLAVALWLVPMVLAATSSGSVEYRAYMNDILFRQTAKRYAQSWDHHQPWWYFLATMPSMWLPAILVVPWAIPAWWRRLRRRDPRYLVLLGWWLLIVLFFSIPHGKRDVYILPALPMFCLALAPLLPGLLRRRDVQWLLGAFNAVLVLALLGAGIAMLVGQPGFESRLILQRGIDTSVTAALGWIGVALGAWGMASLCFSGPRRRHVAVLSTLAMVWVAYGLVGYPLFNDSSSARGLMQQAGQRIGADAQLGLVGWKEQNLLMADRPATTFGFKRRWYSQLQDGVAWQAQAPQQRWLLVQEAAVLDCIDRNRAERVGVANRRGWWLVPADAVVGPCRPSARELARITLEQGREAPEE; encoded by the coding sequence ATGTTGAAAAACCCTGCCAGACGCGAGTTCTGGCTGCTTGCCACGATGGCCCTGCTGGTGCTCGGCGCCGGCCTGGGCCTGCGCGACCCCTGGCCGTCGGACGAGCCGCGCTTTGCGCTGGTGGCCAAGCAGATGGTGCTCAGCGGCGATTGGCTGTTCCCGCACCGTGGCACCGAGTTGTACTCGGACAAGCCGCCGATGCTGATGTGGGCGCAGGCCGCGCTCTACAGCGTGTTCGGCAACTGGCGGGTGGCGTTCCTGCTGCCGTCGCTGCTGGCCGCACTGGGCACGCTGGCCTGCGTGTACGACCTGGGCCGCCGGCTGTGGACCCGCCGGGTGGGCCTGTACGCGGCCTGGGCACTGTTGTTTGCGGTGCATTTCACCTTCCAGGCCAAGAAGGCGCAGATCGATCCGCTGGTGGTGTTCTTCATCACCCTGGCCAACTACGGCCTGCTGCGGCACCTGCTGTGCGGGCAGGCGTGGCGGTGGTGGTGGCTGGGCTGGTTCGCCGCCGGGCTGGGCGTGATCACCAAGGGCGTGGGCGTGCTGGCGCTGCTGATGGTGCTGCCGGCGGCCGTGGCCTCGCTGCTGGGCTGGCCGCGGGTTCGCCTGCACGTGCGCGACTGGCGCTTCTGGCTGGCCCCGCTGGCCTTCGTGCTGGCGGTGGCGCTGTGGCTGGTGCCGATGGTGCTGGCCGCCACGTCCAGCGGCTCGGTGGAATACCGGGCCTACATGAACGACATCCTGTTCCGGCAGACCGCCAAGCGGTACGCGCAGTCGTGGGACCACCACCAGCCGTGGTGGTATTTTCTGGCCACCATGCCGTCGATGTGGCTCCCCGCGATCCTGGTGGTGCCCTGGGCGATCCCGGCCTGGTGGCGCCGGCTGCGCCGCCGCGATCCGCGCTACCTGGTGCTGCTGGGCTGGTGGCTGCTGATCGTGCTGTTCTTCTCGATCCCGCACGGCAAGCGCGATGTGTACATCCTGCCGGCGCTGCCGATGTTCTGCCTGGCGCTGGCCCCGCTGCTGCCGGGCTTGCTGCGGCGGCGTGACGTGCAGTGGCTGCTGGGCGCGTTCAACGCCGTGCTGGTGCTGGCCCTGCTGGGCGCAGGCATTGCCATGCTCGTCGGCCAGCCCGGCTTTGAAAGCCGGTTGATCCTGCAGCGCGGCATCGACACGTCGGTGACCGCAGCGCTGGGCTGGATCGGCGTGGCGCTGGGCGCCTGGGGCATGGCCAGCCTGTGCTTCAGCGGCCCGCGGCGACGCCATGTGGCCGTGCTGTCCACCCTGGCGATGGTCTGGGTGGCGTACGGGCTGGTGGGCTACCCGCTGTTCAACGACTCCAGCTCGGCCCGTGGGTTGATGCAGCAGGCCGGGCAGCGCATCGGCGCCGACGCGCAGCTGGGGCTGGTGGGGTGGAAGGAACAGAACCTGCTCATGGCCGACCGCCCCGCGACCACCTTTGGCTTCAAACGCCGTTGGTACAGTCAGTTGCAGGACGGCGTGGCCTGGCAGGCGCAGGCGCCACAGCAGCGCTGGCTGCTGGTACAGGAAGCGGCCGTGCTGGACTGCATCGATCGCAACCGTGCCGAACGGGTGGGCGTGGCCAATCGCCGTGGCTGGTGGCTGGTACCGGCCGACGCCGTGGTCGGCCCGTGCCGGCCCAGTGCCCGTGAACTGGCACGGATCACCCTGGAACAAGGCCGGGAGGCGCCGGAGGAGTGA
- a CDS encoding O-antigen ligase family protein: MSPLRPARANLALAWAFTIAVGLSPVLLMSTLDGGSAGYYLLVLLSIIVLFVVRPAAPGQVWCDNRREYVWMGVGVAVMLIGVLTSLLVHGLWKGSEVEKASRFLTVLLILAAALRIPRPILAHGLFGLLLGIWYAVINVGWLVLSTGGRPATRQFNTVTYGNLTLLFSMLALLLLGYRITRFKRTEFALKLITGVAGLGAFLATQTRGGLLAVPVLVFIALLVQGRRLNRYKAWAGALLLGAVGLIVLSDSTLRERIHLGVNEFEECQVTHLADTSVCIRLQLWSAAGHMIQSEPVFGIGGGDRFREELRSLAEARQVSPTVARDYGETHNDLLYFLATYGVLGGLGLVLLYAAPGWVLLRRLWREDDAGRLFAGAGVMICASYLVFGITEMMFRDMRSASFYATWVAVFLALSDPARRRQAD, from the coding sequence ATGTCTCCACTCCGTCCTGCCCGCGCCAACCTTGCCTTGGCATGGGCCTTCACGATCGCGGTCGGGTTGTCCCCGGTGCTGCTGATGTCGACCCTGGACGGTGGCAGCGCGGGCTATTACCTGCTGGTCCTGCTGAGCATCATCGTGCTGTTCGTGGTGCGCCCGGCCGCGCCCGGGCAGGTCTGGTGCGACAACCGCCGCGAATATGTGTGGATGGGCGTGGGCGTGGCGGTGATGCTGATCGGCGTGCTGACCAGCCTGCTGGTGCACGGCCTGTGGAAGGGCTCGGAGGTGGAAAAGGCCTCGCGTTTCCTGACCGTGCTGCTGATCCTGGCCGCCGCGCTGCGGATTCCGCGCCCGATTCTGGCCCATGGTCTGTTCGGCCTGTTGCTGGGCATCTGGTATGCGGTGATCAACGTCGGCTGGCTGGTGTTGAGCACCGGCGGACGCCCGGCCACCCGCCAGTTCAACACGGTGACCTACGGCAACCTGACGCTGCTGTTTTCGATGCTGGCGCTGCTGCTGCTGGGCTACCGCATTACCCGTTTCAAGCGCACCGAGTTCGCGCTGAAACTGATCACCGGTGTGGCCGGGCTGGGCGCGTTCCTGGCCACCCAGACCCGCGGCGGCCTGTTGGCGGTGCCGGTGCTGGTGTTCATCGCACTGCTGGTGCAGGGGCGCCGGCTCAACCGTTACAAGGCCTGGGCCGGTGCGTTGCTGCTCGGCGCGGTGGGCCTGATCGTGCTCAGCGACAGCACCCTGCGCGAGCGCATCCACCTGGGCGTGAACGAATTCGAAGAGTGCCAGGTGACCCACCTGGCCGATACGTCGGTGTGCATCCGGCTGCAGCTGTGGAGTGCGGCGGGGCACATGATCCAGAGCGAGCCGGTGTTCGGCATCGGCGGGGGTGACCGCTTCCGCGAAGAACTGCGCAGCCTGGCCGAAGCCCGCCAGGTGTCGCCCACCGTGGCACGTGACTATGGCGAAACCCACAACGACCTGCTGTATTTCCTGGCCACCTACGGCGTGCTGGGCGGGTTGGGGCTGGTGCTGCTGTACGCCGCGCCGGGCTGGGTGCTGCTGCGCCGGCTGTGGCGCGAGGACGACGCCGGCCGCCTGTTCGCCGGTGCCGGGGTGATGATCTGCGCCAGCTACCTGGTGTTCGGCATCACCGAGATGATGTTCCGCGACATGCGCTCGGCGTCGTTCTACGCCACCTGGGTGGCGGTGTTCCTGGCCCTGTCCGACCCGGCGCGCAGGCGCCAGGCGGACTGA
- a CDS encoding glycosyltransferase, whose translation MKILYTNFHSGDGGGHTTYLVSLARALSARHQLFMAAPDNSRVLRVVRDEGIAEPLDIAFSSGLPTLPQQWADMRRLRHLVQQHRIDIVHANGARDHRVMMEAVAGLAHRPKLVFTKHNSKPSNTFGNTLRARWGTDRVIAVSAHTRQMLLDSPYRRCPIDVVRNGVDLARFAPVDASAGAVLRARWTTDPDALVMVSNAGTDGHKGWIDLVEAVATLPEPIRSHIHVAVAGRDAEPRLLARVAALGLGAQVHLPGLLEDIRPFVASGDAGFVLSHDVETISFACREMMAMGKPVMVSDYAGLPENIDHDQDGWIVPVRNIPAIAAQVARLYAQRHDLARIGVAARQRAVREFGLDTFTGLTEASYDAALQGG comes from the coding sequence ATGAAGATCCTCTACACCAACTTCCATTCCGGCGACGGCGGCGGCCACACCACCTACCTGGTGTCGCTGGCACGCGCGCTGTCGGCGCGCCACCAGCTGTTCATGGCCGCCCCGGACAACAGCCGCGTGCTGCGCGTGGTCCGCGACGAAGGCATCGCCGAACCGCTGGACATCGCCTTCAGCAGTGGCCTGCCCACGCTGCCCCAGCAATGGGCCGACATGCGCCGCCTGCGCCACCTGGTCCAGCAGCACCGGATCGACATCGTGCATGCCAACGGCGCGCGCGACCATCGGGTGATGATGGAAGCGGTGGCTGGCCTGGCCCATCGGCCCAAGCTGGTGTTCACCAAGCACAACAGCAAGCCCAGCAACACGTTCGGCAACACCCTGCGTGCACGCTGGGGTACGGACCGGGTGATCGCGGTGTCCGCCCATACCCGCCAGATGCTGCTGGACAGCCCCTACCGGCGCTGCCCGATCGACGTGGTGCGCAATGGCGTGGACCTGGCGCGCTTCGCGCCGGTCGATGCGTCCGCCGGCGCGGTCCTGCGTGCCCGCTGGACCACCGATCCCGATGCGTTGGTGATGGTGAGCAATGCCGGCACCGACGGTCACAAGGGCTGGATCGATCTGGTCGAGGCCGTGGCCACGCTGCCCGAGCCGATCCGCAGCCACATCCACGTGGCCGTGGCCGGCCGCGACGCGGAGCCGCGGCTGCTGGCACGGGTGGCCGCGCTGGGCCTGGGCGCGCAGGTCCACCTGCCCGGCCTGCTGGAGGACATCCGGCCGTTCGTGGCCAGCGGTGATGCGGGCTTCGTGCTGTCCCACGACGTGGAGACCATCTCCTTCGCCTGCCGCGAAATGATGGCGATGGGCAAGCCGGTGATGGTCAGCGACTACGCCGGCCTGCCGGAGAACATCGACCACGACCAGGATGGCTGGATCGTGCCGGTGCGCAACATTCCCGCGATCGCCGCCCAGGTGGCCCGGCTGTATGCACAGCGCCACGACCTGGCCCGGATCGGCGTGGCCGCGCGCCAGCGTGCCGTGCGCGAGTTCGGCCTGGACACGTTCACTGGCCTGACCGAAGCCAGCTACGACGCCGCCCTGCAGGGCGGTTGA
- a CDS encoding glycosyltransferase family 2 protein: MSSTTAPTERPRISACIIAFNEADRIGDCLASLAFCDEIIVVDSHSTDATVAIARAAGATVLQRAFDGFRSQKAFCVEQASHDWVLCLDADERISDDLRAAILAAQASGFAGHHGYRFARLSEYFGKFLRHGNAYPDRVLRLFDRRHGGWRGKREIHEAASVDGSVGVLRGDLIHYPYRSLEQQLSKTQRYARMMAEHEFARGKRATLAKLVLAPAWRFWRGLLLRGGFRDGWHGLVYAYVRANYVRQKTIMLWMLQHGQPVSDPPRHSDAA, translated from the coding sequence ATGTCCTCCACGACCGCTCCCACTGAACGGCCTCGCATCTCGGCCTGCATTATCGCGTTCAATGAAGCCGACCGCATCGGCGACTGCCTGGCCTCGCTGGCCTTCTGCGACGAGATCATCGTCGTGGACTCCCATTCCACCGATGCCACGGTGGCCATCGCCCGCGCCGCCGGAGCCACCGTGCTGCAGCGCGCGTTCGACGGCTTCCGCAGCCAGAAGGCGTTCTGCGTTGAACAGGCCAGCCACGACTGGGTGCTGTGCCTGGATGCCGACGAACGCATCAGCGACGACCTGCGCGCGGCCATCCTGGCTGCCCAGGCGAGCGGCTTTGCCGGCCACCATGGCTACCGTTTCGCGCGTCTGTCCGAGTACTTCGGCAAGTTCCTGCGCCACGGCAACGCCTATCCGGACCGCGTGCTGCGCCTGTTCGACCGCCGCCACGGCGGCTGGCGCGGCAAGCGCGAGATCCACGAAGCGGCCAGCGTCGACGGCAGCGTGGGCGTGCTGCGCGGCGACCTGATCCACTACCCGTACCGCTCGCTGGAACAGCAGTTGAGCAAGACCCAGCGCTACGCGCGGATGATGGCCGAGCACGAGTTCGCACGCGGCAAGCGCGCCACCCTGGCCAAGCTGGTCCTGGCCCCCGCGTGGCGGTTCTGGCGCGGGCTGCTGTTGCGCGGCGGCTTCCGCGATGGCTGGCACGGGCTGGTGTATGCCTACGTGCGCGCCAACTACGTGCGCCAGAAGACGATCATGTTGTGGATGCTGCAGCACGGACAGCCGGTAAGCGACCCGCCGCGCCACAGCGACGCCGCATGA
- a CDS encoding CDP-glycerol glycerophosphotransferase family protein, protein MMAEYLLFATERYALPILAPLAQALHASGQSVSAWFADGAAGGSLPGVPNVDLTQALALRPRAVFSAANWVPPFIAGAKVQVFHGFNVQKRDSARGHFRVRGLFDLYCTQGPATTEPFRDLAERQGHFAVAQTGWPKLDPLFRDDGGASAALRAPAAGRPVILFGSTFTERLSAAPHLYEHIAADIARGERYWLLTLHPKCSEEMFARYRALAGDNAAFIEPEQVMAAQRAADVLVSDTSSIVSEFVVQYKPVVTFRNRVPQPHMIDFDDATQLPAMLDRALSPEPALVAQIQQYADSIHPYRDGYSSERVIAATEDFLAGELGTLKRKPFGAWTRGLQIRRDLGYWGPSKR, encoded by the coding sequence ATGATGGCCGAGTACCTGCTGTTTGCGACGGAGCGTTATGCGCTGCCCATTCTCGCCCCTCTGGCCCAGGCGTTGCACGCGTCCGGGCAATCGGTGTCGGCCTGGTTCGCCGATGGCGCCGCCGGGGGCAGCCTGCCGGGGGTGCCCAACGTGGACCTCACGCAGGCGCTGGCGCTGCGCCCGCGTGCGGTGTTCAGCGCCGCCAACTGGGTGCCGCCGTTCATCGCCGGGGCCAAGGTGCAGGTCTTCCATGGCTTCAATGTGCAGAAGCGCGACAGCGCGCGCGGCCATTTCCGCGTGCGGGGCCTGTTCGACCTGTACTGCACGCAGGGGCCGGCGACGACGGAGCCGTTCCGTGACCTGGCCGAACGCCAGGGCCATTTCGCCGTGGCGCAGACCGGCTGGCCGAAGCTGGACCCGCTGTTCCGCGACGACGGGGGCGCCAGCGCGGCGCTGCGGGCGCCTGCCGCTGGCCGCCCGGTGATCCTGTTCGGCTCCACCTTCACCGAACGCCTGAGTGCGGCGCCGCATCTGTACGAGCACATCGCCGCCGACATCGCGCGCGGTGAGCGCTACTGGCTGCTGACCCTGCATCCCAAGTGCAGCGAAGAAATGTTTGCACGCTACCGCGCGCTGGCCGGCGACAACGCCGCCTTCATCGAGCCCGAGCAGGTGATGGCCGCGCAGCGTGCCGCCGACGTGCTGGTGTCGGACACCTCCTCGATCGTGTCCGAGTTCGTGGTGCAGTACAAACCGGTGGTGACCTTCCGCAACCGCGTGCCGCAGCCGCACATGATCGACTTCGACGACGCCACCCAGCTACCGGCGATGCTGGACCGCGCGCTGTCGCCCGAGCCGGCACTGGTGGCGCAGATCCAGCAGTATGCCGACAGCATCCACCCGTACCGCGACGGGTATTCCAGCGAGCGGGTGATCGCGGCCACGGAGGATTTCCTGGCCGGGGAACTCGGGACGCTCAAGCGCAAACCGTTCGGCGCGTGGACGCGCGGCCTGCAGATCCGGCGTGACCTGGGGTATTGGGGGCCGTCGAAGCGGTAG